A genome region from Anopheles stephensi strain Indian chromosome 2, UCI_ANSTEP_V1.0, whole genome shotgun sequence includes the following:
- the LOC118502791 gene encoding uncharacterized protein LOC118502791 isoform X2, which translates to MIHILNFIAGMNNTLEGKFEGAEPGERTVTPELCFENMDQQCPHCCRSTEYSVKSLRKLFVLNHPQEAESGVKSAANSIERLPVCKCQEHGLEMQEKKSSSEKLCETRSVQELRHMFEAKLKLIEQSSTNGSVCAYSRPVSVKSAKTDDRQDAASMDLPHPEGQIFMYNEPPVRSKPCTRWSVTNTSIVEVPNGMQITFTVLNDSKR; encoded by the exons ATGattcatattttaaattttatagctGGCATGAACAACACGCTGGAAGGCAAGTTCGAAGGTGCTGAGCCCGGGGAACGAACCGTAACACCCGAACTTTGTTTCGAAAACATGGACCAGCAGTGTCCCCACTGTTGCCGTTCAACAGAATATTCGGTTAAGTCTTTGCGAAAACTGTTCGTCCTCAACCATCCGCAAGAGGCGGAATCGGGAGTCAAGTCAGCGGCGAATAGCATTGAACGGCTCCCAGTGTGCAAGTGTCAAGAACATGGGCTAGA AATGCAGGAAAAGAAATCGTCGAGTGAAAAGCTTTGCGAAACACGTTCCGTTCAAGAACTACGCCATATGTTTGAGGCGAAGTTGAAATTGATCGAACAAAGTTCTACGAATGGATCGGTCTGTGCCTATTCGAGGCCTGTCTCGGTCAAATCGGCCAAGACGGATGATCGACAGGATGCTGC TTCCATGGATCTACCGCATCCGGAAGGACAAATCTTCATGTACAACGAACCACCCGTGCGTAGCAAGCCATGCACACGATGGAGCGTAACCAATACAAGCATTGTGGAAGTACCGAATGGAATGCAAATAACCTTTACCGTGTTGAACGATAGCAAACGATGA
- the LOC118502791 gene encoding uncharacterized protein LOC118502791 isoform X1, which produces MIHILNFIAGMNNTLEGKFEGAEPGERTVTPELCFENMDQQCPHCCRSTEYSVKSLRKLFVLNHPQEAESGVKSAANSIERLPVCKCQEHGLDRMQEKKSSSEKLCETRSVQELRHMFEAKLKLIEQSSTNGSVCAYSRPVSVKSAKTDDRQDAASMDLPHPEGQIFMYNEPPVRSKPCTRWSVTNTSIVEVPNGMQITFTVLNDSKR; this is translated from the exons ATGattcatattttaaattttatagctGGCATGAACAACACGCTGGAAGGCAAGTTCGAAGGTGCTGAGCCCGGGGAACGAACCGTAACACCCGAACTTTGTTTCGAAAACATGGACCAGCAGTGTCCCCACTGTTGCCGTTCAACAGAATATTCGGTTAAGTCTTTGCGAAAACTGTTCGTCCTCAACCATCCGCAAGAGGCGGAATCGGGAGTCAAGTCAGCGGCGAATAGCATTGAACGGCTCCCAGTGTGCAAGTGTCAAGAACATGGGCTAGA CAGAATGCAGGAAAAGAAATCGTCGAGTGAAAAGCTTTGCGAAACACGTTCCGTTCAAGAACTACGCCATATGTTTGAGGCGAAGTTGAAATTGATCGAACAAAGTTCTACGAATGGATCGGTCTGTGCCTATTCGAGGCCTGTCTCGGTCAAATCGGCCAAGACGGATGATCGACAGGATGCTGC TTCCATGGATCTACCGCATCCGGAAGGACAAATCTTCATGTACAACGAACCACCCGTGCGTAGCAAGCCATGCACACGATGGAGCGTAACCAATACAAGCATTGTGGAAGTACCGAATGGAATGCAAATAACCTTTACCGTGTTGAACGATAGCAAACGATGA
- the LOC118502792 gene encoding mucin-19 isoform X2 — protein sequence MGGSRAAMPKYAIVWCVVWCSLGLALPRSAAQQNNNFYFAQSQGRFVPSFENPRNGFFPSALQRQQPPPDSYQEQTLFVNSNNVDRGNGANDGAAGSRGITPSYYQFTYTRPPPPAPAPSSPAESTSVRDRQLSYISNRARPFASEDQQQPPTRAAAYQAASQQRQQLPRSPSSASTGTRNSFTSSRSKPTDSAPTSGSRSQSAQNGTSSGRFGGSSGTQNSRSTTARPNRYRSIPTTTTTTTEAPTERTTTVDSVAVRNRFSGRTPAPNPFRQTFEAKRVPTANSAIATRGAFPSASKLKTTTTTTTTTTTTTAKVPVLSRFIHQPAKPIIPSINITHNGSAKSAEVIYDYDDYEESKESAGFGEGDKQQEINDFQPVTPATKNNSIVPTSAVHEQRPAPGTALAPNVGVSATSPAGAGKSVLEDPDGRLNNISENEYYDTVRESETAPGDSVGVEDHTVILTDNFYLPNGGSEETFEEEEEEEDEEPVGLQREINSTAELGAEQQEKLYDDEYVYEDEEPVTTTLRPTAKTVAVPPAGVSEPLDDSAADMLQFSDEDLREDGLGGKLPASAGGTQETLPEGTPSTVAPTARTESTTESTLSTTERVASSSEADAAANATTESWVVVASVQTSRSVSGARFLPFPQVEQEEKKQPLAELESKGSNETDDIDVTTASGISEESDGVTTIAPQEPVIAVTDEVDSVTTEKTLLAQSTESIIDKLDRVQSELSSGLFAGKFPVLKDPTAEDQKASSSTALPPVVIRKFQANARATTTKKPRPGLTTTVKPTTTTDSLVKKIKFETIDDISALLPPDYKAKAGFKLKKPNPPGETVPAAVNDAPVEVESAKAELGNRFRSANISRSYKSNVPIQELSSLLPKDYKLNRTEEDIKNTNNLKELISKVKVNEKLNPALDLLKKAQKVDVSAFLPPGYKPESKSEATTPAAKVLPVSVEDDVSKFLPPGYKTFKTTKKPTTPAPSTVKDDIGKFLPPGYKLPKESSADGTSERPKVVFSEDVSKLLPPGYKPPADEDAKPEAEVIDPNSLLKKIQFKDASALLPPGFNASKPEEPPSTVATASAGSGFKVVFPSRPGAKKPLPGGIGGGGVRATTAKPLHAEGPGVPEIHIRKGPPTRATTEFTGWPTPSTTPLSIEKLLEQQKQQELLEKLLASSSSTSTSTTTTTTTTTTTTTPRPTEPGLCHSECDLAGTIRIVDGVNWVPELLDHNTAEWKKLAREVETELNEVYSKAKNLSKWYKKVRIDSFNKGSVLVDYFVELTDLTRDVNTLEIRKMFHEALVPVPETTTPPTTTTTGADDYDGERADEETKAEKEPVVVQRENLQAPAQRVKEVFQLGKFRVDPVYTDFTVIPKPIVAAGPAIEDDLFLPQWAIAVIVIGLASLLFVILFGVTVLINRQKAAKKKAPTPLTADMLNELNKNHMGGIENFGSEDLYNLDDAWDDRMHDVKPKRFSNSMHGSSASNIYDSWRSQRHPENYFYDDYGLKGSHYPPSGHHHRLHDPAFMMHEPPPPVMAMYPPYHHAPPPPNSHHFTNSSRRYYRDYDPNF from the exons CGTCCACCACCCCCAGCACCGGCCCCATCCTCCCCGGCCGAATCGACGTCCGTGCGCGATCGTCAGCTATCGTACATCTCGAACCGTGCCCGACCATTCGCGAGCGAAGATCAGCAGCAACCACCGACTCGTGCCGCGGCCTATCAGGCAGCATcccagcaacggcagcagctaCCACGCAGCCCATCGTCAGCGTCCACCGGTACGCGGAACAGCTTCACGAGTTCTAGATCAAAACCGACCGATAGTGCACCGACGAGTGGCAGCCGATCGCAGTCCGCCCAGAATGGTACCTCGAGCGGGCGCTTCGGAGGAAGCAGTGGCACGCAGAACAGTCGTAGTACCACGGCACGCCCGAATCGCTATCGATCGATACCgactacgacgacgaccacgaccgAGGCACCAACGGAGCGGACTACCACGGTGGACAGTGTTGCCGTGCGGAATCGATTCAGTGGCAG AACGCCAGCTCCAAATCCCTTCCGGCAAACGTTCGAAGCAAAGCGTGTGCCCACCGCAAACAGCGCCATCGCGACGCGTGGAGCCTTCCCGAGTGCAAGCAAGCTAAAGACGACCACCACTACCacgacaaccaccaccacgaccacggCCAAGGTGCCGGTGCTGTCACGGTTCATCCATCAGCCAGCGAAACCGATCATACCGAGCATCAACATCACGCACAACGGATCGGCCAAGTCGGCCGAAGTCATCTACGACTACGACGATTACGAAGAGTCGAAAGAATCGGCCGGGTTCGGTGAAGGTGACAAGCAGCAGGAAATTAACGACTTCCAACCGGTAACGCCGGCGACGAAGAACAACTCGATCGTGCCGACGAGTGCAGTGCACGAACAAAGGCCAGCCCCGGGCACGGCACTCGCACCAAACGTGGGCGTTTCCGCTACATCCCCTGCCGGGGCCGGAAAATCGGTGCTGGAAGATCCGGACGGCCGGTTGAACAATATCAGCGAGAACGAGTACTACGATACGGTGCGCGAGTCTGAAACGGCGCCGGGAGATTCGGTTGGCGTTGAAGACCATACGGTTATTCTGACGGACAACTTCTACCTACCGAACGGTGGTTCGGAGGAAACGttcgaggaggaggaggaggaggaggacgaggagccGGTAGGTTTGCAGCGAGAGATTAACAGTACGGCTGAGCTGGGTGCGGAACAGCAGGAAAAGCTGTACGACGATGAGTACGTGTACGAGGACGAAGAACCCGTCACGACCACATTGCGTCCAACGGCTAAGACAGTGGCTGTTCCACCGGCTGGAGTATCGGAACCGCTGGATGATTCTGCTGCTGATATGTTACAGTTTTCGGACGAAGATTTGAGGGAGGATGGTTTGGGTGGGAAATTGCCGGCAAGCGCGGGGGGAACGCAAGAAACGCTACCCGAGGGTACTCCATCAACAGTCGCACCTACAGCACGCACCGAGTCCACAACCGAATCGACCCTTTCAACTACGGAGCGTGTTGCGAGCTCGAGTGAAGCGGATGCAGCCGCTAATGCTACGACGGAAAGCTGGGTAGTGGTGGCATCGGTGCAGACGAGCCGCAGTGTTTCCGGGGCAAGATTCTTGCCGTTCCCGCAGGTTGAACAGGAGGAGAAGAAGCAACCGTTGGCGGAGCTCGAATCGAAGGGAAGCAATGAAACTGATGATATCGATGTTACCACGGCAAGCGGCATCAGCGAAGAGTCGGATGGCGTCACCACGATTGCCCCACAGGAACCGGTCATTGCGGTGACGGACGAGGTGGATTCGGTGACGACGGAGAAAACGTTACTCGCCCAGTCTACCGAGAGCATTATCGATAAGTTAGATCGTGTGCAGTCGGAACTGTCCAGTGGGCTGTTTGCCGGTAAGTTCCCTGTGCTGAAGGATCCCACCGCCGAAGATCAGAAAGCATCCAGCTCGACGGCACTGCCACCGGTCGTGATCAGAAAGTTCCAAGCGAATGCACGTGCAACAACGACGAAGAAACCACGCCCGGGGTTGACCACTACCGTTAAGCCGACCACGACAACCGACAGCCTGGTGAAGAAGATCAAGTTTGAAACGATCGATGACATATCGGCTCTGCTGCCACCGGATTATAAGGCAAAGGCGGGTTTCAAGCTGAAAAAACCTAATCCTCCCGGTGAAACGGTACCAGCGGCGGTGAATGACGCTCCGGTGGAGGTGGAGTCGGCCAAGGCCGAGTTGGGCAATCGATTCCGCAGTGCCAACATTAGCCGCTCGTACAAGAGCAATGTACCGATCCAGGAGCTAAGCTCACTGCTGCCCAAAGATTACAAGCTCAACCGCACCGAGGAGGACATTAAGAACACGAACAATCTTAAGGAGCTCATCAGCAAGGTGAAGGTGAACGAGAAGCTCAACCCCGCGTTGGATCTGCTGAAGAAAGCGCAAAAGGTCGATGTGAGCGCTTTCCTGCCACCAGGCTACAAGCCGGAAAGTAAATCAGAGGCTACGACACCGGCAGCAAAGGTCCTCCCAGTATCGGTCGAGGACGACGTAAGCAAGTTCCTGCCACCGGGCTACAAAACGTTCAAGACTACGAAGAAACCGACCACACCGGCACCCTCAACGGTGAAGGATGATATTGGCAAATTTTTGCCACCCGGTTACAAACTTCCGAAAGAGTCATCCGCGGACGGTACATCCGAGCGTCCGAAGGTGGTGTTCAGCGAGGACGTAAGCAAGCTACTTCCACCCGGCTACAAACCACCGGCCGACGAGGACGCCAAGCCCGAAGCGGAAGTGATCGATCCGAACAGTTTGTTGAAAAAGATCCAGTTTAAGGATGCGTCCGCACTGCTTCCACCGGGCTTCAATGCAAGCAAACCCGAGGAACCGCCGAGTACGGTTGCAACGGCTTCGGCTGGCAGTGGCTTTAAGGTAGTGTTCCCAAGTCGTCCGGGAGCGAAAAAGCCGCTGCCTGGtggtattggtggtggtggagttcGTGCCACCACAGCCAAACCACTGCATGCGGAAGGTCCGGGAGTGCCGGAGATTCACATCCGCAAGGGACCACCAACACGGGCGACAACCGAGTTCACCGGATGGCCAACGCCCTCAACTACGCCACTCTCGATCGAGAAGTTGCTGGAGCAGCAGAAACAGCAAGAACTGCTCGAAAAGCTGCTGGCCTCATCGAGCAGCACGAGCACGTCTAcgacaacaacgacgacgactacaaccaccaccacgacgcCTAG ACCAACGGAACCAGGTCTCTGTCACTCGGAGTGTGATCTGGCGGGCACGATACGCATCGTGGACGGTGTGAACTGGGTACCGGAGCTGCTGGACCACAATACGGCCGAATGGAAAAAGTTGGCGCGCGAGGTCGAAACGGAACTGAACGAGGTGTACAGCAAGGCGAAGAACCTGAGCAAGTGGTACAAGAAGGTGCGCATCGATAGCTTCAACAAGGGCAGCGTGTTGGTGGACTATTTTGTCGAGCTGACCGACTTGACGCGCGACGTTAATACGCTCGAGATAAGGAAGATGTTCCACGAGGCACTTGTACCGGTGCCGGAAACAACGACACCGCCCACGACCACAACGACCGGTGCGGATGACTATGATGGTGAGCGAGCGGacgaggaaaccaaagctgaGAAGGAGCCGGTGGTAGTACAGCGGGAAAATTTGCAAGCCCCGGCACAGCGTGTGAAGGAAGTGTTTCAGCTAGGAAAGTTCCGGGTCGATCCTGTGTATACTGATTTTACAG TTATTCCGAAGCCAATCGTTGCTGCTGGACCGGCGATTGAAGACGATCTGTTCCTGCCACAGTGGGCTATCGCTGTGATCGTGATCGGCTTGGCGTCGCTGCTCTTCGTTATCCTTTTCGGCGTCACTGTG CTAATCAACCGCCAAAAGGCCGCCAAAAAGAAGGCACCAACGCCACTGACCGCTGACATGCTGAACGAGCTGAACAAGAACCATATGGGCGGTATCGAGAACTTTGGTTCCGAGGACCTGTACAATCTGGACGATGCATGGGACGATCGTATGCACGATGTGAAGCCAAAG CGATTCTCGAACTCGATGCACGGTAGCAGCGCTTCGAACATTTACGACAGCTGGCGATCGCAACGCCACCCGGAGAACTACTTCTACGATGACTACGGTCTGAAGGGATCGCACTATCCACCGAGTggacaccaccaccggttACACGATCCGGCGTTCATGATGCAcgaaccaccgccaccggtaATGGCAATGTATCCGCCGTACCATCAtgcgccaccaccacccaacaGTCACCACTTTACCAACAGCTCGCGACGGTACTATCGGGACTATGATCCGAACTTCTGA
- the LOC118502792 gene encoding mucin-19 isoform X1 — protein MGGSRAAMPKYAIVWCVVWCSLGLALPRSAAQQNNNFYFAQSQGRFVPSFENPRNGFFPSALQRQQPPPDSYQEQTLFVNSNNVDRGNGANDGAAGSRGITPSYYQFTYTTPRSADIFEISPRPFSATPSSNAGFQYSRSPPRSDFFSNGLTASRNFPATNRQLASSSSQRKSPFSSSSSGAGGFAELSTTETPQRPPPPAPAPSSPAESTSVRDRQLSYISNRARPFASEDQQQPPTRAAAYQAASQQRQQLPRSPSSASTGTRNSFTSSRSKPTDSAPTSGSRSQSAQNGTSSGRFGGSSGTQNSRSTTARPNRYRSIPTTTTTTTEAPTERTTTVDSVAVRNRFSGRTPAPNPFRQTFEAKRVPTANSAIATRGAFPSASKLKTTTTTTTTTTTTTAKVPVLSRFIHQPAKPIIPSINITHNGSAKSAEVIYDYDDYEESKESAGFGEGDKQQEINDFQPVTPATKNNSIVPTSAVHEQRPAPGTALAPNVGVSATSPAGAGKSVLEDPDGRLNNISENEYYDTVRESETAPGDSVGVEDHTVILTDNFYLPNGGSEETFEEEEEEEDEEPVGLQREINSTAELGAEQQEKLYDDEYVYEDEEPVTTTLRPTAKTVAVPPAGVSEPLDDSAADMLQFSDEDLREDGLGGKLPASAGGTQETLPEGTPSTVAPTARTESTTESTLSTTERVASSSEADAAANATTESWVVVASVQTSRSVSGARFLPFPQVEQEEKKQPLAELESKGSNETDDIDVTTASGISEESDGVTTIAPQEPVIAVTDEVDSVTTEKTLLAQSTESIIDKLDRVQSELSSGLFAGKFPVLKDPTAEDQKASSSTALPPVVIRKFQANARATTTKKPRPGLTTTVKPTTTTDSLVKKIKFETIDDISALLPPDYKAKAGFKLKKPNPPGETVPAAVNDAPVEVESAKAELGNRFRSANISRSYKSNVPIQELSSLLPKDYKLNRTEEDIKNTNNLKELISKVKVNEKLNPALDLLKKAQKVDVSAFLPPGYKPESKSEATTPAAKVLPVSVEDDVSKFLPPGYKTFKTTKKPTTPAPSTVKDDIGKFLPPGYKLPKESSADGTSERPKVVFSEDVSKLLPPGYKPPADEDAKPEAEVIDPNSLLKKIQFKDASALLPPGFNASKPEEPPSTVATASAGSGFKVVFPSRPGAKKPLPGGIGGGGVRATTAKPLHAEGPGVPEIHIRKGPPTRATTEFTGWPTPSTTPLSIEKLLEQQKQQELLEKLLASSSSTSTSTTTTTTTTTTTTTPRPTEPGLCHSECDLAGTIRIVDGVNWVPELLDHNTAEWKKLAREVETELNEVYSKAKNLSKWYKKVRIDSFNKGSVLVDYFVELTDLTRDVNTLEIRKMFHEALVPVPETTTPPTTTTTGADDYDGERADEETKAEKEPVVVQRENLQAPAQRVKEVFQLGKFRVDPVYTDFTVIPKPIVAAGPAIEDDLFLPQWAIAVIVIGLASLLFVILFGVTVLINRQKAAKKKAPTPLTADMLNELNKNHMGGIENFGSEDLYNLDDAWDDRMHDVKPKRFSNSMHGSSASNIYDSWRSQRHPENYFYDDYGLKGSHYPPSGHHHRLHDPAFMMHEPPPPVMAMYPPYHHAPPPPNSHHFTNSSRRYYRDYDPNF, from the exons ACCCCACGGAGTGCGGATATTTTCGAAATATCACCACGACCCTTTTCCGCCACACCGTCCTCGAACGCCGGCTTCCAGTACTCGCGCAGTCCACCGAGGAGTGACTTCTTCTCCAATGGACTCACGGCCAGTCGGAACTTCCCGGCGACGAACCGTCAGCTAGCGAGCAGCAGCTCGCAGCGCAAAAGTCcgttcagcagcagctcgtccGGTGCCGGTGGGTTCGCGGAGTTGTCCACCACCGAAACGCCCCAG CGTCCACCACCCCCAGCACCGGCCCCATCCTCCCCGGCCGAATCGACGTCCGTGCGCGATCGTCAGCTATCGTACATCTCGAACCGTGCCCGACCATTCGCGAGCGAAGATCAGCAGCAACCACCGACTCGTGCCGCGGCCTATCAGGCAGCATcccagcaacggcagcagctaCCACGCAGCCCATCGTCAGCGTCCACCGGTACGCGGAACAGCTTCACGAGTTCTAGATCAAAACCGACCGATAGTGCACCGACGAGTGGCAGCCGATCGCAGTCCGCCCAGAATGGTACCTCGAGCGGGCGCTTCGGAGGAAGCAGTGGCACGCAGAACAGTCGTAGTACCACGGCACGCCCGAATCGCTATCGATCGATACCgactacgacgacgaccacgaccgAGGCACCAACGGAGCGGACTACCACGGTGGACAGTGTTGCCGTGCGGAATCGATTCAGTGGCAG AACGCCAGCTCCAAATCCCTTCCGGCAAACGTTCGAAGCAAAGCGTGTGCCCACCGCAAACAGCGCCATCGCGACGCGTGGAGCCTTCCCGAGTGCAAGCAAGCTAAAGACGACCACCACTACCacgacaaccaccaccacgaccacggCCAAGGTGCCGGTGCTGTCACGGTTCATCCATCAGCCAGCGAAACCGATCATACCGAGCATCAACATCACGCACAACGGATCGGCCAAGTCGGCCGAAGTCATCTACGACTACGACGATTACGAAGAGTCGAAAGAATCGGCCGGGTTCGGTGAAGGTGACAAGCAGCAGGAAATTAACGACTTCCAACCGGTAACGCCGGCGACGAAGAACAACTCGATCGTGCCGACGAGTGCAGTGCACGAACAAAGGCCAGCCCCGGGCACGGCACTCGCACCAAACGTGGGCGTTTCCGCTACATCCCCTGCCGGGGCCGGAAAATCGGTGCTGGAAGATCCGGACGGCCGGTTGAACAATATCAGCGAGAACGAGTACTACGATACGGTGCGCGAGTCTGAAACGGCGCCGGGAGATTCGGTTGGCGTTGAAGACCATACGGTTATTCTGACGGACAACTTCTACCTACCGAACGGTGGTTCGGAGGAAACGttcgaggaggaggaggaggaggaggacgaggagccGGTAGGTTTGCAGCGAGAGATTAACAGTACGGCTGAGCTGGGTGCGGAACAGCAGGAAAAGCTGTACGACGATGAGTACGTGTACGAGGACGAAGAACCCGTCACGACCACATTGCGTCCAACGGCTAAGACAGTGGCTGTTCCACCGGCTGGAGTATCGGAACCGCTGGATGATTCTGCTGCTGATATGTTACAGTTTTCGGACGAAGATTTGAGGGAGGATGGTTTGGGTGGGAAATTGCCGGCAAGCGCGGGGGGAACGCAAGAAACGCTACCCGAGGGTACTCCATCAACAGTCGCACCTACAGCACGCACCGAGTCCACAACCGAATCGACCCTTTCAACTACGGAGCGTGTTGCGAGCTCGAGTGAAGCGGATGCAGCCGCTAATGCTACGACGGAAAGCTGGGTAGTGGTGGCATCGGTGCAGACGAGCCGCAGTGTTTCCGGGGCAAGATTCTTGCCGTTCCCGCAGGTTGAACAGGAGGAGAAGAAGCAACCGTTGGCGGAGCTCGAATCGAAGGGAAGCAATGAAACTGATGATATCGATGTTACCACGGCAAGCGGCATCAGCGAAGAGTCGGATGGCGTCACCACGATTGCCCCACAGGAACCGGTCATTGCGGTGACGGACGAGGTGGATTCGGTGACGACGGAGAAAACGTTACTCGCCCAGTCTACCGAGAGCATTATCGATAAGTTAGATCGTGTGCAGTCGGAACTGTCCAGTGGGCTGTTTGCCGGTAAGTTCCCTGTGCTGAAGGATCCCACCGCCGAAGATCAGAAAGCATCCAGCTCGACGGCACTGCCACCGGTCGTGATCAGAAAGTTCCAAGCGAATGCACGTGCAACAACGACGAAGAAACCACGCCCGGGGTTGACCACTACCGTTAAGCCGACCACGACAACCGACAGCCTGGTGAAGAAGATCAAGTTTGAAACGATCGATGACATATCGGCTCTGCTGCCACCGGATTATAAGGCAAAGGCGGGTTTCAAGCTGAAAAAACCTAATCCTCCCGGTGAAACGGTACCAGCGGCGGTGAATGACGCTCCGGTGGAGGTGGAGTCGGCCAAGGCCGAGTTGGGCAATCGATTCCGCAGTGCCAACATTAGCCGCTCGTACAAGAGCAATGTACCGATCCAGGAGCTAAGCTCACTGCTGCCCAAAGATTACAAGCTCAACCGCACCGAGGAGGACATTAAGAACACGAACAATCTTAAGGAGCTCATCAGCAAGGTGAAGGTGAACGAGAAGCTCAACCCCGCGTTGGATCTGCTGAAGAAAGCGCAAAAGGTCGATGTGAGCGCTTTCCTGCCACCAGGCTACAAGCCGGAAAGTAAATCAGAGGCTACGACACCGGCAGCAAAGGTCCTCCCAGTATCGGTCGAGGACGACGTAAGCAAGTTCCTGCCACCGGGCTACAAAACGTTCAAGACTACGAAGAAACCGACCACACCGGCACCCTCAACGGTGAAGGATGATATTGGCAAATTTTTGCCACCCGGTTACAAACTTCCGAAAGAGTCATCCGCGGACGGTACATCCGAGCGTCCGAAGGTGGTGTTCAGCGAGGACGTAAGCAAGCTACTTCCACCCGGCTACAAACCACCGGCCGACGAGGACGCCAAGCCCGAAGCGGAAGTGATCGATCCGAACAGTTTGTTGAAAAAGATCCAGTTTAAGGATGCGTCCGCACTGCTTCCACCGGGCTTCAATGCAAGCAAACCCGAGGAACCGCCGAGTACGGTTGCAACGGCTTCGGCTGGCAGTGGCTTTAAGGTAGTGTTCCCAAGTCGTCCGGGAGCGAAAAAGCCGCTGCCTGGtggtattggtggtggtggagttcGTGCCACCACAGCCAAACCACTGCATGCGGAAGGTCCGGGAGTGCCGGAGATTCACATCCGCAAGGGACCACCAACACGGGCGACAACCGAGTTCACCGGATGGCCAACGCCCTCAACTACGCCACTCTCGATCGAGAAGTTGCTGGAGCAGCAGAAACAGCAAGAACTGCTCGAAAAGCTGCTGGCCTCATCGAGCAGCACGAGCACGTCTAcgacaacaacgacgacgactacaaccaccaccacgacgcCTAG ACCAACGGAACCAGGTCTCTGTCACTCGGAGTGTGATCTGGCGGGCACGATACGCATCGTGGACGGTGTGAACTGGGTACCGGAGCTGCTGGACCACAATACGGCCGAATGGAAAAAGTTGGCGCGCGAGGTCGAAACGGAACTGAACGAGGTGTACAGCAAGGCGAAGAACCTGAGCAAGTGGTACAAGAAGGTGCGCATCGATAGCTTCAACAAGGGCAGCGTGTTGGTGGACTATTTTGTCGAGCTGACCGACTTGACGCGCGACGTTAATACGCTCGAGATAAGGAAGATGTTCCACGAGGCACTTGTACCGGTGCCGGAAACAACGACACCGCCCACGACCACAACGACCGGTGCGGATGACTATGATGGTGAGCGAGCGGacgaggaaaccaaagctgaGAAGGAGCCGGTGGTAGTACAGCGGGAAAATTTGCAAGCCCCGGCACAGCGTGTGAAGGAAGTGTTTCAGCTAGGAAAGTTCCGGGTCGATCCTGTGTATACTGATTTTACAG TTATTCCGAAGCCAATCGTTGCTGCTGGACCGGCGATTGAAGACGATCTGTTCCTGCCACAGTGGGCTATCGCTGTGATCGTGATCGGCTTGGCGTCGCTGCTCTTCGTTATCCTTTTCGGCGTCACTGTG CTAATCAACCGCCAAAAGGCCGCCAAAAAGAAGGCACCAACGCCACTGACCGCTGACATGCTGAACGAGCTGAACAAGAACCATATGGGCGGTATCGAGAACTTTGGTTCCGAGGACCTGTACAATCTGGACGATGCATGGGACGATCGTATGCACGATGTGAAGCCAAAG CGATTCTCGAACTCGATGCACGGTAGCAGCGCTTCGAACATTTACGACAGCTGGCGATCGCAACGCCACCCGGAGAACTACTTCTACGATGACTACGGTCTGAAGGGATCGCACTATCCACCGAGTggacaccaccaccggttACACGATCCGGCGTTCATGATGCAcgaaccaccgccaccggtaATGGCAATGTATCCGCCGTACCATCAtgcgccaccaccacccaacaGTCACCACTTTACCAACAGCTCGCGACGGTACTATCGGGACTATGATCCGAACTTCTGA